A window from Podospora bellae-mahoneyi strain CBS 112042 chromosome 1 map unlocalized CBS112042p_1, whole genome shotgun sequence encodes these proteins:
- the RIM2 gene encoding Pyrimidine nucleotide transporter, mitochondrial (EggNog:ENOG503NV2Q; BUSCO:EOG09263HED; COG:C), with amino-acid sequence MATLTTTRTLPGGSQKMETVSGAPVQLLQSRETGEVDPRPKAGERPAVAKSWAHFVAGGVGGMTAATLTAPLDVLKTRLQSDFYQAQLKASRAAHVGPMNPLRTAVYHFNETASILAAVYKVEGPRALFKGLGPNLVGVVPARAINFFTYGNSKRLLAQWFNDGKDDSTYIHLSSAMIAGVVTSTATNPIWMVKTRLQLDKNLAAEGGIATRQYKNSLDCIKQVLRNEGIYGLYKGMSASYLGVAESTLQWVLYERAKKSLARREERLVISGKERTWWDTTVSWMGNASAAGGAKLIAAILTYPHEVARTRLRQAPMADGRPKYTGLVQCFKLVAKEEGMVGLYGGMTPHLLRTVPSAAIMFGMYEGILRLLQPSHHEP; translated from the exons ATGGCTACgcttaccaccaccaggacCCTACCTGGTGGCAGCCAGAAGATGGAAACCGTGTCCGGTGCTCCTGTACAACTTCTACAGTCCCGGGAGACCGGTGAGGTTGACCCCAGGCCAAAGGCTGGAGAAAGGCCAGCAGTCGCAAAGTCATGGGCACACTTTGTAGCTGGAGG TGTCGGCGGCatgacagcagcaaccctcACAGCCCCCCTCGACGTCCTCAAAACCCGCCTCCAATCCGACTTTTACCAAGCCCAGCTCAAAGCCTCCCGCGCCGCCCACGTCGGCCCCATGAACCCCCTCCGCACGGCAGTCTACCACTTCAACGAAACCGCCTCGATCCTCGCGGCCGTGTACAAGGTAGAAGGCCCGCGCGCCTTGTTCAAGGGTCTCGGCCCCAACCTCGTCGGCGTCGTCCCTGCCCGCGCGATCAACTTCTTTACATACGGCAACAGTAAACGTTTGTTGGCTCAATGGTTCAATGATGGGAAAGACGACTCGACATACATCCACCTCTCCTCGGCCATGATAGCCGGTGTGGTAACGAGCACGGCGACGAACCCGATCTGGATGGTCAAGACGAGATTGCAGCTTGACAAGAACCTCGCGGCTGAGGGCGGGATCGCGACGAGGCAGTACAAGAACAGTCTGGACTGCATCAAGCAGGTGCTGAGGAACGAGGGCATTTACGGGCTGTACAAGGGCATGAGCGCGAGTTATCTGGGCGTGGCCGAGTCGACCCTGCAGTGGGTGCTGTACGAGCGGGCGAAGAAGAgtctggcgaggagggaggagaggttggtgattagcgggaaggagaggacgtGGTGGGATACGACGGTGAGCTGGATGGGGAACGCGAGCGCGGCGGGAGGGGCGAAGTTGATTGCGGCCATTTTGACTTACCCTCATGAG GTTGCCCGGACAAGACTTCGTCAAGCGCCCATGGCGGACGGCAGACCAAAGTATACCGGCCTGGTTCAGTGCTTCAAGCTtgtggccaaggaggagggcatggTCGGTCTCTATGGAGGCATGACGCCGCACCTGCTCAGGACCGTCCCAAGTGCGGCCATCATGTTTGGCATGTACGAGGGCATCCTGAGACTGCTGCAACCTTCGCATCATGAGCCATGA